A stretch of the Uranotaenia lowii strain MFRU-FL chromosome 3, ASM2978415v1, whole genome shotgun sequence genome encodes the following:
- the LOC129755932 gene encoding NADH dehydrogenase [ubiquinone] 1 beta subcomplex subunit 11, mitochondrial, producing MSGLIRLNSSALLARSLMQHSLRSARLISSSQKNREAATIDVSKKAAAKPAEPAASTAATKNWVSYGFDYKNETEDRNAMNSSFFFSVTLCLVLGGFYWAYLPDTQMLDWAQREGYLELRRREAAGLEPISKDYIDPAHIVLPSDEELGNTEIVI from the coding sequence ATGTCCGGCCTGATTCGGTTGAATAGCAGTGCCCTGCTGGCCCGCTCCCTAATGCAGCACTCGCTTCGCAGCGCCCGGTTGATTTCGTCATCCCAGAAGAATCGTGAAGCCGCCACCATTGATGTGTCGAAGAAAGCTGCCGCAAAACCTGCCGAACCCGCCGCTTCAACGGCGGCCACCAAGAACTGGGTCAGTTATGGATTCGACTATAAGAACGAGACCGAAGATCGGAACGCCATGAACTCATCGTTCTTCTTCTCCGTAACACTGTGTCTGGTTTTGGGAGGTTTCTACTGGGCCTATCTGCCCGATACCCAGATGTTGGATTGGGCCCAACGGGAGGGTTACCTGGAACTGCGGCGTCGGGAAGCTGCCGGGTTGGAACCGATTAGCAAGGATTACATCGATCCAGCCCACATTGTGCTCCCTTCGGATGAGGAACTGGGTAATACCGAGATCGTTATCTAA
- the LOC129756628 gene encoding xyloside xylosyltransferase 1, with protein MSMNKILLVLIIASGFLLIIYANSSIFNRRNILTIFQKDNIDPGGSSGHSSFLPGEAVAGRTAHLIGSNGVAIGLKPNELKRVRYIPKENNATEYNIFVIYTKEGQNQILRNKFELFLKSLLKYATVPLHLHVITDEQSELSAEELIKEQIEHYRKAIVFYTLYDVKDCAEKIEDIVKSMLPLFNYKTGSYYSDALFLISLGLHRIVNVNMKRAILIDCDVVFRSSVKELFDQFDYFNPDHLFGLAPELTPVYLHILFKYRAQNPYTLFGTPYYLNGSSSALLTNSVGGFFGRTARKTRHGYPGLNSGVVMLRLDRIRQSRLYEEIIKPESVKNMVEKYSFKGHLGDQDFYTLMGFEFPGLIYRLDCIWNRQLCTWWKENGYGNVFDSYFHCEGAIKVYHGNCNTRVPE; from the exons ATGAGCATGAATAAAATCCTGCTGGTGCTGATCATTGCCAGCGGGTTCCTGCTGATCATCTATGCGAATAGTAGCATTTTCAATCGTAGGAATATTTTGACGATTTTCCAGAAGGATAACATCGATCCGGGTGGAAGTTCCGGGCACAGTAGCTTCCTGCCCGGGGAAGCTGTAGCTGGAAGGACGGCTCATTTGATCGGAAGCAATGGAGTGGCTATAGGTTTGAAACCGAATGAACTCAAACGGGTCAGATACATCCCGAAGGAAAATAATGCCACCGAGTATAATATTTTCGTTATCTACACCAAGGAGGGTCAGAATCAGATTCTACGGAACAAGTTTGAGTTGTTCTTGAAGAGTTTGCTGAAGTATGCAACTGTGCCGTTGCATTTGCACGTCATTACAGATGAGCAGAGTGAACTGTCGGCGGAGGAACTGATCAAGGAGCAGATCGAGCACTACCGGAAGGCGATCGTGTTCTATACGCTCTATGATGTGAAGGACTGCGCCGAGAAGATCGAGGACATCGTCAAGAGTATGCTGCCGCTGTTCAACTATAAAACAG GAAGCTACTACAGTGACGCACTGTTCCTTATCTCACTGGGTCTGCATCGGATCGTGAACGTCAACATGAAGCGAGCCATCCTCATCGATTGCGACGTCGTTTTCCGTTCCTCCGTAAAGGAACTTTTCGACCAGTTCGATTACTTCAATCCGGACCACCTGTTTGGGCTAGCCCCAGAACTTACACCCGTCTATCTGCATATTCTATTCAAATACCGGGCGCAAAACCCCTACACCCTATTTGGCACCCCGTACTATCTGAACGGAAGCAGCAGCGCCTTGCTTACCAATTCGGTGGGTGGCTTCTTCGGTCGAACGGCTCGCAAAACGCGTCACGGTTATCCGGGATTGAACTCCGGGGTGGTCATGCTGCGGCTGGATCGCATCCGGCAGTCGCGCCTTTACGAAGAGATTATCAAACCGGAATCGGTTAAAAACATGGTGGAAAAGTACTCCTTCAAGGGTCACCTGGGCGATCAGGATTTCTACACCCTGATGGGATTCGAATTCCCGGGACTGATTTATCGGCTCGATTGCATCTGGAACCGGCAGCTGTGCACCTGGTGGAAGGAAAACGGTTACGGAAATGTGTTCGATAGCTATTTCCACTGCGAGGGGGCCATTAAGGTCTATCACGGAAACTGCAACACCCGAGTTCCGGAATGA
- the LOC129755755 gene encoding uncharacterized protein LOC129755755 translates to MGIRHLETFVRREVRGGVYKVNMEREIRSYAEAHNGMKPIIVFDLMALYRPFTFADLPGFLCGIRFNWSYRYMERFFQRLKEAGAELVFFYDGPVQEMKYDTWIQRQDEKYAKMIEIFDSIDQQISVKEILKRFGARLPSCTFLPLVKLAKKHGNVHVTFSQECDQALAIYASQVKALAIVSNDTDFLIFKGFWRYWSSDINFETLTTYEYNRPLVVRTLGLTFYQMRLLATLGGNDIVHYEEVLEFHQKIAPNYKKFHAIAQFVRDRNYQLNNYKDPSVFRTLLDDVFDRQQLNEDLIKRFRQSLDFYDTESPPPCINPSNDAIINLLLQEENTFAYQIMTNHPYNVTTFFTDMRDTNVGGRFVDLVIPIHARKAGIIIYHRQAERDNTIKLVAKLSHNASHSLQTVPIQFPDRITVPPLLDLYSKRDDIQKSLVNTKWQLFSWICSDRLDPSLLTPIPDVLRPTVVALFYLMEKNIIQLFEADLLLQISYDVTFKTYDIDEVQYPDVLEERPFRLTFLWCKIYSYFSKALRVVGLNNENPLTPFDGVLFHSLYGSWQKQTKLSEQVKPWRIYERLFLATSS, encoded by the exons atgggCATTCGGCACCTGGAAACATTTGTTCGCAGAGAAGTCCGTGGCGGTGTGTATAAAGTGAATATGGAACGGGAAATAAG ATCGTACGCCGAAGCTCATAATGGAATGAAACCGATCATCGTGTTTGATCTTATGGCGCTCTACCGACCTTTTACCTTTGCCGATTTGCCTGGTTTTCTGTGCGGAATTCGCTTCAACTGGTCATATCGGTACATGGAACGTTTTTTTCAGCGTCTCAAAGAGGCTGGTGCTGAGTTGGTCTTCTTTTACGATGGCCCAGTTCAGGAGATGAAATATGACACCTGGATACAAAGACAGGatgaaaaatatgccaaaatgaTAGAGATATTCGACAGCATTGACCAACAAATAAGTgtcaaagaaattttgaaaagatttggtGCACGTCTTCCCAGTTGTACTTTTCTCCCATTAGTAAAACTGGCCAAGAAACATGGAAATGTTCACGTTACGTTCTCACAGGAATGTGATCAGGCGTTGGCCATATACGCTAGTCAAGTGAAGGCATTAGCAATCGTTTCGAACGATACTGATTTCTTGATATTTAAAGGGTTCTGGCGTTACTGGTCTTCGgatatcaattttgaaacattaactACGTACGAATATAATCGCCCGCTAGTGGTTAGAACGTTGGgtttgactttttatcaaatGAGACTGTTAGCTACACTAGGCGGAAATGATATCGTTCACTACGAAGAAGTTTTAGAGTTCCATCAGAAAATCGCTCCAAATTACAAGAAATTTCATGCTATAGCACAATTTGTGAGGGATCGGAACTATCAACTGAACAACTACAAGGACCCATCCGTTTTTCGAACATTACTTGATGATGTCTTTGACAGACAACAATTAAATGAGGATTTAATCAAACGGTTTCGTCAAAGCTTAGATTTCTACGATACA GAAAGCCCTCCTCCATGCATAAATCCTTCGAATGATGCTATTATAAACTTGTTACTGCAGGAGGAAAATACGTTTGCCtatcaaattatgacaaacCATCCGTACAACGTGACTACATTCTTCACCGATATGCGGGACACAAATGTTGGAGGACGATTTGTCGACCTAGTGATTCCCATACACGCGCGGAAAGCGGGTATAATAATTTATCACCGTCAAGCAGAGAGAGATAATACAATCAAACTAGTAGCTAAATTATCACACAACGCATCTCACTCCTTACAAACGGTCCCCATACAATTTCCAGACAGAATAACAGTTCCACCATTACTTGATTTGTACTCGAAACGAGATGATATTCAAAAAAGTCTGGTCAACACTAAGTGGCAGTTGTTCAGTTGGATATGCTCCGATAGACTGGACCCAAGTCTACTAACACCAATTCCGGATGTACTTCGTCCGACAGTTGTTGCCTTGTTTTACCTTATGgagaaaaatataattcaacTTTTCGAGGCAGATCTGTTGCTACAGATAAGCTACGACGTTACTTTTAAAACGTATGATATTGACGAGGTGCAATATCCTGATGTTCTGGAAGAACGGCCATTTCGATTGACATTTTTGTGGTGCAAAATCtactcatatttttcaaaagctctaAGAGTGGTAGGATTAAACAACGAAAACCCTTTGACTCCTTTCGATGGGGTACTATTTCACTCTCTGTACGGTAGCTGGCAGAAACAAACTAAACTTTCCGAGCAGGTTAAACCGTGGAGAATCTACGAACGTTTGTTTTTAGCGACCTCCAGTTGA
- the LOC129754403 gene encoding Golgi reassembly-stacking protein 2, translated as MGLSHSISVPGGGTEGYHVLRVQDNSPGQKAGLEAFFDFILAIGNTRLDQDNDTLKELLKANIDKEIQMTIFSSKTQNIRVVNIMPSTSWGGQGLLGVSIRFCSFEGANENVWHILEVHPSSPAEEAGLIPFTDYIIGADSILHESEDLFTLIESHEGRPLKMYVYNIDRDACREVTITANSKWGGEGSLGCGIGYGYLHRIPIRMFPTDGKTPQATLPVATSQAMQSVPTSVPTGDSNANKSIPFIPMVPPLTNTFVSAPSTAHSDLLTVSQPPSTETSSLTDQFSKLSTSTTTDQANNNQHVTSPATPVLNQTVASPPIITGESFYTPPTAVIPVSSSAHDINASPSPGTDVAATIPMYNPGAPPMTNYSYPAAPPSSHPPVVNPGVFGSDVPPPSSLGSDFYQNYGSVGAAATLASSFQPASLSYPSSVVDFHQQPGQLPAAAAPQQMYAAGQAPAPIQMYSTFPQQQQQTTILDPMTAPPPVPMFQTSAVTTPISLPGMPPITVSATIQAEALQGLQFSTATGASLPTSGQ; from the exons ATGGGATTAAGTCACAGTATTTCGGTGCCCGGTGGCGGAACCGAGGGCTATCACGTTTTAAGG GTTCAGGATAATTCGCCGGGGCAGAAGGCCGGTTTGGAAGCGTTCTTTGATTTTATACTGGCGATCGGGAATACCCGATTGGATCAGGACAATGATACCCTGAAGGAGCTGCTGAAGGCAAACATTGACAAGGAGATCCAGATGACGATATTCAGCAGCAAGACTCAAAACATACGGGTGGTCAATATTATGCCAAGTACCAGCTGGGGTGGCCAAGGCTTGTTGGGTGTCAGTATAAGGTTCTGTTCATTTGAGGGTGCGAATGAGAACGTTTGGCATATTCTGGAAGTACACCCGTCGTCGCCGGCCGAAGAAGCCGGATTGATTCCGTTTACGGATTATATAATTGGGGCGGATTCGATTTTGCATGAGAGTGAAGATCTGTTTACGCTGATCGAGTCACATGAAGGGCGTCCATTGAAAATGTACGTGTACAATATTGATCGGGATGCTTGCCGTGAGGTAACGATAACGGCCAATAGTAAATGGGGTGGAGAAGGAAGTCTGGGTTGTGGAATTGGCTACGGGTATCTGCACCGAATACCGATTCGAATGTTTCCCACCGATGGCAAAACTCCACAAGCTACGCTACCGGTTGCCACGAGTCAAGCTATGCAATCTGTTCCGACTTCGGTTCCGACAGGAGATTCTAATGCCAACAAATCTATCCCGTTTATTCCGATGGTTCCTCCATTGACCAATACCTTTGTGTCCGCACCTTCCACGGCACATTCGGACCTTCTAACAGTTTCCCAACCACCTTCGACCGAAACTTCCAGTCTAACGGATCAGTTTTCGAAACTGTCCACCAGCACCACAACAGATCAAGCAAACAACAACCAACACGTAACTTCGCCAGCTACTCCTGTCCTCAATCAGACGGTAGCTTCACCGCCAATTATTACCGGCGAGTCTTTTTACACACCTCCAACGGCTGTAATCCCGGTGTCATCATCGGCGCATGACATCAACGCTTCGCCATCCCCGGGTACTGACGTGGCAGCAACGATTCCCATGTACAATCCGGGAGCTCCTCCTATGACAAATTACTCGTATCCAGCTGCGCCACCTTCATCTCATCCGCCGGTTGTAAATCCGGGCGTGTTCGGTTCCGATGTTCCCCCGCCCTCATCGCTGGGTTCCGATTTCTATCAAAACTATGGAAGCGTTGGAGCAGCTGCAACTCTAGCTAGTAGT TTCCAACCGGCCAGCCTTTCGTACCCGTCCAGTGTCGTCGATTTTCATCAGCAGCCTGGTCAACTTCCGGCAGCTGCCGCTCCCCAACAAATGTACGCCGCTGGCCAGGCCCCAGCTCCGATCCAGATGTACTCTACCTtcccacaacaacaacaacaaacgacGATCCTGGACCCAATGACTGCACCACCACCGGTGCCTATGTTCCAAACTAGTGCAGTCACGACGCCCATTTCTCTCCCCGGAATGCCCCCGATCACGGTTAGTGCTACCATTCAGGCCGAAGCCCTGCAAGGACTTCAGTTCTCGACGGCCACCGGTGCCAGCTTACCGACCTCGGGACAGTAG